GTCGACCATCGGGGCCGCGACGCCCTGCTGGGCATTCTTTCCGGGCTGACCAAACGGCACCGCACCGCGCTGGTGCACATCACCCACTACAACAACGAAGCCGCGTCGGCCGACCGGGTGATCAACCTCAGCGATACCCCGGACAACACCGACATGGTCGAAACCACGGCAGCGCCGCTGGCAATAGCCCCGGTCGGTGACGACGCGGAGCCGGTACTCGAATTGCGCGGCGTCGGCCACGAATACAGCAGCGGCACACCGTGGGCTAAGACCGCGCTGCGCGACGTCAGCTTTGCGGTGCACCAGGGTGAGGGCGTCCTGATCCACGGCGGCAACGGCTCGGGTAAGTCCACGCTGGCCTGGATCATGGCCGGACTGACGATTCCGACCACCGGCACATGCCTACTCGACGGGCGTCCCACCCATGAGCAGGTCGGCGCGGTGGCGTTGTCGTTCCAAGCTGCCCGCCTGCAGCTGATGCGCAGCCGTGTCGACTTGGAAGTGGCCTCGGCAGCGGGGTTTTCGCCGCACGACCACGACCGCGTAATCGCTGCGCTGGGCGCTGTCGGGTTGGACGCCTCGCTGGCGAAGCGGCGTATCGACCAGCTCAGCGGGGGCCAGATGCGCCGACTCGTGCTGGCCGGGCTCCTGGCACGCTCGCCCCGGGCCTTGATCCTCGACGAACCGCTGGCCGGGCTGGACGCCGCCACCCAGCGTGGTCTGCTGCGGCTGCTTGAAGATTTGCGCCACGACCGGGATTTGACGGTGGTGGTCATCTCCCATGACTTCACCGGACTCGAGCAGTTGTGCCCACGCACCTTGCACTTGCGCGACGGTGTGCTCGAACCGGTGTCCGCCGCAGCCCGAGGTCTGCCATGACTGCGGCCACGTCAGCTCAACGCACCACTCGCCGCCCCACCCGGCCGGTGGTGCTGCTGCGCCCCGTGCCCGGCAGCTCACCCGTTCATGAACTGTGGGCCGGTACCAAACTTCTTGTGGTGTTCGCCATTTCGGTGCTGCTGACGTTCTATCCGGGGTGGGTGTCGATCGGTTTTGTGGCGGCTACGGTCTTGCTGGCGGCCAGGATTGCGCACATCCCGCGCGGGGTGCTGCCGTCGGTGCCGCTGTGGCTGTGGATCCTGATCGCGTTCGGCGGTATCACCGCGGCGCTGGCGGGCGGGAGCCCAGTCATCCAGGTGGGAGCGGTCTCGGTCGGGCTGGGCGGGCTGCTGAATTTCCTGCGGATTACCTCCCTGTCGGTTGTGTTGCTCGGGCTGGGCGCGATGGTGTCTTGGACCACCAACGTGGCTGAAATAGCGCCCGCAGTAGCAACTTTGGGCGCTCCGCTGCGACTGCTGCGGATCCCGGTCGACGAGTGGGCGGTCACATTGGCGCTCGCGCTACGCGCTTTCCCGATGCTGATCGACGAATTCCGGGTGCTCTACGCCGCTCGGCGCCTGTGCC
This Mycobacterium xenopi DNA region includes the following protein-coding sequences:
- a CDS encoding CbiQ family ECF transporter T component, giving the protein MTAATSAQRTTRRPTRPVVLLRPVPGSSPVHELWAGTKLLVVFAISVLLTFYPGWVSIGFVAATVLLAARIAHIPRGVLPSVPLWLWILIAFGGITAALAGGSPVIQVGAVSVGLGGLLNFLRITSLSVVLLGLGAMVSWTTNVAEIAPAVATLGAPLRLLRIPVDEWAVTLALALRAFPMLIDEFRVLYAARRLCPKQIPRSRRARRRRRALELIDLTSTAIAVTLRRADEMGDAITARGGTGQISAAPSRPKRADWVALSIAAVVCGAALAAELLLGA